In the Gossypium raimondii isolate GPD5lz chromosome 9, ASM2569854v1, whole genome shotgun sequence genome, one interval contains:
- the LOC105800766 gene encoding monothiol glutaredoxin-S10 produces the protein MDRVAKLASQKAVVIFSKSSCCMCHAIKRLFYEQGVSPAIYELDEDARGKEMEWALMRLGCNPSVPAVFIGGRFIGSANTIMTLHLNGSLKNLLKNAGAIWL, from the coding sequence ATGGATCGGGTAGCAAAATTGGCGTCACAGAAGGCAGTGGTGATCTTCAGCAAGAGTTCATGTTGCATGTGCCATGCAATCAAGAGATTGTTCTACGAGCAAGGGGTGAGTCCAGCTATATACGAGCTTGACGAGGACGCCAGAGGCAAGGAAATGGAATGGGCTCTGATGAGGCTCGGCTGCAACCCATCGGTCCCAGCCGTGTTCATCGGTGGTAGGTTCATCGGGTCAGCTAACACTATCATGACCCTTCACCTCAATGGTTCCTTGAAGAACTTGCTAAAAAATGCCGGTGCTATttggctttaa
- the LOC105800765 gene encoding serine/threonine-protein kinase PBL27, whose protein sequence is MGGCFPCFGSSNKEANNNNNNGGTTVKELSKKDSTKDSSVPQSQHVNRDKSKSRNGSDSKRELPVVPKDGPTANIAAQTFTFRELAAATKNFRPECLLGEGGFGRVYKGRLESTGQVVAVKQLDRNGLQGNREFLVEVLMLSLLHHPNLVNLIGYCADGDQRLLVYEFMPLGSLEDHLHDLPPDKEPLDWNTRMKIAAGAAKGLEYLHDKANPPVIYRDLKSSNILLHEGFHPKLSDFGLAKLGPVGDKTHVSTRVMGTYGYCAPEYAMTGQLTLKSDVYSFGVVFLELITGRKAIDNTRAHGEHNLVAWARPLFKDRRKFPKMADPLLHGHYPMRGLYQALAVAAMCLQEQAATRPLIGDVVTALTYLASQTYDPNAPGNQSNRVGPSIPRPKEDGLDSPKEHSHRNSPDYRKRNHARESSLGAELGRNETSGGSGRKWGLDDSERHESHIDSPLNTSRPRERNRDLDRERAVAEAKVWGENLREKKRANAMGSFDGTND, encoded by the exons aTGGGTGGGTGTTTTCCTTGTTTTGGATCATCAAACAAGGAAgctaataacaataacaataatggTGGAACCACAGTTAAAGAACTGAGCAAGAAGGACTCAACTAAAGATAGCTCAGTTCCACAGTCTCAACATGTTAATAGag ATAAATCGAAGTCTCGAAATGGTTCTGATTCTAAGAGGGAGCTACCTGTAGTGCCTAAAGATGGACCGACGGCGAATATTGCAGCACAAACATTCACTTTCCGAGAGCTTGCCGCCGCTACAAAGAACTTTAGACCGGAATGTCTATTAGGAGAAGGTGGTTTTGGACGTGTTTATAAAGGCCGCTTGGAGAGTACAGGACAG GTTGTTGCTGTCAAACAGCTTGATAGAAACGGGCTACAGGGAAATAGAGAATTTCTAGTCGAAGTTCTTATGCTTAGCCTCTTGCACCACCCAAACCTCGTCAACTTGATTGGTTATTGTGCTGACGGAGACCAACGCCTCCTTGTTTACGAGTTTATGCCTTTGGGTTCATTGGAGGATCACTTACATG ATCTTCCACCGGACAAGGAACCTTTGGACTGGAATACAAGAATGAAGATTGCAGCCGGTGCAGCCAAGGGATTGGAATACTTGCACGATAAAGCTAATCCTCCTGTTATATATAGGGACTTGAAATCATCCAACATCCTTCTTCATGAAGGATTTCACCCTAAATTATCGGATTTCGGGCTTGCGAAACTGGGACCCGTCGGTGACAAAACCCATGTGTCTACACGTGTGATGGGTACTTATGGTTATTGTGCGCCGGAATACGCAATGACCGGCCAACTTACCCTAAAGTCTGATGTGTATAGTTTCGGTGTGGTCTTTCTTGAGCTTATCACGGGGCGCAAGGCCATTGATAATACACGTGCTCATGGAGAGCATAATCTCGTTGCATGG GCACGGCCACTTTTCAAAGACCGCAGGAAGTTCCCAAAAATGGCTGACCCGTTACTCCATGGTCATTATCCAATGCGAGGCTTGTACCAAGCTCTTGCAGTTGCTGCAATGTGTTTACAAGAACAAGCTGCTACAAGACCTCTAATAGGCGATGTTGTGACAGCCCTTACGTACTTGGCATCACAAACCTACGACCCAAATGCTCCTGGCAATCAAAGTAACAGAGTTGGTCCATCGATTCCAAGACCCAAGGAAGATGGATTGGACAGCCCGAAAGAGCACAGCCATAGAAATTCACCTGATTACAGGAAGAGGAATCACGCTAGGGAATCAAGCCTTGGAGCAGAGTTAGGTAGGAACGAAACCAGTGGTGGATCAGGAAGGAAATGGGGTTTAGATGATTCAGAACGGCACGAGTCTCACATAGACAGCCCTCTGAATACTTCAAGACCAAGGGAACGTAATCGTGACCTTGACAGGGAACGCGCCGTTGCAGAGGCTAAAGTATGGGGCGAGAATTTGAGGGAGAAAAAACGAGCAAACGCAATGGGAAGCTTTGATGGTACAAACGACTAG